In the Malaya genurostris strain Urasoe2022 chromosome 1, Malgen_1.1, whole genome shotgun sequence genome, one interval contains:
- the LOC131431249 gene encoding uncharacterized protein LOC131431249 yields MSNSAMVAVAICCILVLLAVFIVLIIVVGQSMGEPK; encoded by the coding sequence ATGAGTAACAGTGCAATGGTTGCGGTGGCCATCTGCTGTATTTTGGTACTGCTGGCAGTTTTCATCGTACTGATAATAGTTGTCGGGCAGTCGATGGGCGAACCAAAGTGA